The genomic interval AGTctggacgagacagacaggcaggcagcttttctcagccggttgaaatcatgaatcagcaggcatcatttttatggatacatacaaagaaatgtctattggaaaaaaggtcaaatgaaacGAAGTGCAgatagtttgcagtctttccagcttcagtttgaagtgattgtgttttctgtgttgtttgcatccaaataaatgtcactagaaaacagcttaaacaaatgaagctactgttgttattgtctgcactgtttgatgtgactgtaagCTAGCTGTAAttggctagcaagcaagggataagaatgttgcctgccagtatggcaatggaacattttgtCCATAGATACGGAACAAAAAGACTTagcgactgggtcacgtctctggcaaccaaaccgatagaacgaacagccagccggcttgggtagcaaacctagatttgtgtcgggattATATATTGTGTaaatgtagccgatgtgaaatggctagctagttagcgcgagtggcgtttcaatcggtgacgtcacttgctctgagaccttgaagtagtggttccccttgctctgcacgggccgcggcttttgtggagcgatgggtaacgatgcttcgagggtgactgtcgacgtgtgcagagcgtccctggttcgcgcccaggtcagGGCGAGGGAACGGACGTAAAGTGTATACTGTTACATAAGAATAAAATAGCATGAATATATTAATCAAAattcaaaataacatttttaatgaagatatgtcaatcattatttgaatatgttggtaacccattgtataaaagtgataatgcccttgaagccggtgtttggagtaTATATTGACACAGTTTGCCGACCCTCGACTTCGTCTCTGGCCCaataacacccgtgccaatatatcctacaaacaccggcttctcgggcgTTATCACCTAATTAAACCCGTGTTAAAAGATGCTTACGATGATTAACAGTTTTTAAAAAGCCATTGttattgtgttgaattgtgtttgggaaataaagataaaCATGGTTTCAAAAACGTAGTGGTAATATTCCCTTCTGTGCAGAAAATTGTAGTTGGCATAACTTACCCTGtaaggaaagcagaggagaggagaggagaacagaacagaacagacaataggagaacagaggagaggagaggagaagagaagagaagagaagagaagagaagagaagagaagagaagagaagagaagagaagagaggagaggagaaatggggTAAGTTTTTGCTTACGATGATTAACAGTTTTTAAAAAGCCATTGttattgtgttgaattgtgtttgggaaataaagataaaCATGGTTTTAAAAACGTAGTGGTAATATTCCCTTCTGTGCAGAAAATTGTAGTTGGcataacttaccctgtcccatggctcaacttaccccatttCCCcataagttgtgccaagagacaactttttttggacaagctataTTTTCgaaactgtaatgtttacatgaattctcaTTATTTCccgggatacacaacatcctgaaatatttatagatatatattttttgagagaatactatatttcccatGATGGTGTGATGCTGAAAATTTTGCTCatcttaccccactctcccctaggctAAAGTCGATACATCAGGGTGGCTGATGGCACTGCAGTTCCAGAGTGCTCTTCTCGTTTTGCTTACTGTAGCTAAATGCACAGTGTCAACGAGGCTGTAACTCAGCGTGGGATATACACAGTATGCTTATCTATTTTTATAAAAAGGGTCAAATTTGAGTTTGGAATCATTTTCACTCGGTGAATCACTCTGGGATGTATGCAAATTTTGTTTATTTATCAATCACTTATGGCCTAGTTGGTAAAGGATATCAATCTTCactggttctcaaacctctcctccgGGAGCCTCAGACTTTTCAcaattttgttgtagccctgaacaAGCTCAGTAGATTCACCaattcaagggcttgatgattaggtaacaagttgaatcaggtgtgctagctctggaatagaTCAAATACATGGAACGGCTGGGGGATCCTGACTGAGGAGAGTGAGATTGAAAAAGATGACAGAAGTGGATGTTGATGTGGAGCGTGAATATAATGGTGGGGTAATCAAGGAGAATTGGAATATTGTCCAAAAGAATAGAAAACTGAGCAATTAGCATACAGTGATGAGAATGTCCCGTAGGAATCCATTTTCTTAATGAGGAGCAGCTGATTGGATTACCAATTTTGAAGAATCTATTTTGATATACCCAAACTGGTGGAGAGAGTTTTGGGTAAAGTGAAGGCTGTGAGGATCACGAGAGGCAGgcttgtttagatttttttttgttcatCTGAGGAGCAGAAGATGCTTGTGTTGCGTCTCACCAGATTTGAAAAGTTTGATGTCCTGTGCGTCTCTTCGGAACAGGGCACGTCTACAGGGGGTAATATCTGGCGTCTTTTGGGAAGTCGACGTTACAGAGATGGAAAATATTCCTGGAGTGATTTGATGTTTGTCAGATGAATCGTATGGTCAATGAGGAGAAAGTGAAGAGTATCTgttcttctgttttttttatttaaatggaGTCTCCCTACTCAAGTGCAGTTTGGCTATATAAACTACAGAGTCAGAGCATGTATCCCAAGGCCAATGCAGTGTGATCACTGTAAAGCTTTTGGACATGTTTTAAGTGTTTGCAGAAGGGAGAGCCAAGCTGTGGAAAAGATAATATCCTGTGTTTTAAAAGTAATGAAAATGTGACATGTTGCCACTGTGGCGGGAACCATGAAGCCACATCTTTGGAATGACCAAGTGTGAAAGAGAATGAGATGGCCAAAGACAGGGCTGTCCAGAGCATTTCATATGCAGCGGCTGTTAAAAGGGTTGAGGTTTTGAATGGTGCTCCTGAAGAATCCATGATGGCGGACAGACCTTCACTGAAGGCTGCAGGTGTTGTCATTCAGCAGCAGGACCCAGATATGTTCAAGGTTAAGTAGATGGCCTTTTATAGCTATGGGGATTAATGGCACTGCCATGGTGGCGAGGGAGTTCAGGAAAATGCATATCATTGTGGATGCGACGGAACGGTTCCAAGGACTGAAAGAACTTCTCAGTGGAGGAGTTGCATGGAGTATTGTCACAAGCCGTACCACCTTGTCAGGTCATAGAGCCTGAAAAGGGAGATAAGTGGGGGTTTTGTtaatgtgttttattttattttgggtgGATTAAGTTTTCCCTATCACGTATGGGTTTTATTTTTTGCCTTGGTTTTCTCAACCCTGTCCAGTTGGTGGCGCTAACGCACCTTTTTGGGTTGTAGTCTGCCATAAAAACTACAGAAGAAgggtcctgaggagaggtttgagaaccactaaTGTAAAGTGGGGGTAGCTTACCAACAAGAGTATATTGTTGTATGTCTATTGCTTTTGGGAGAGAAGCAACTGTTCTTATTTTGTAAAGTTGTGTtctttctccaccctcctttccattCCAGAAAAAAAATCAAATGGAATCGCCTTTGGTGTAATTTAGCCTTCGATGGTTTCCGTAGGAATGCGCATCAGCTGACTGACTCGAGAAAAGTCAGAAAGGAGACAATCACAAACAAATTATCGGCAGATGTCCCAGTTATTAATTGCAGCTAACGCTATCATAACCATGGAGTCGACTCTCGAGCAACATCTGGATGATACGTAAGTGATTATTTGATCGAAACTTATTTGATTTTACCAAATCGTTAAATTATGATGAAAATATTCCTCAAATGCTGTTTTGATGTGATAGCATGAAGAATCCAGCCATTGTCGGAGTTCTCTGCACGGACCAACAAGGACATATTCTAGGCTGTAAGTAAAGTCCTCATTTCTTGTTGCTGTCTTTTTATGTATCTGATTATTCAGCAGACAAAATGTTTAACTGACGACCACACGCAGTCGTCGTCAAATCAATAACATTTATTTCACAATGCCCTGTATCAGCAGTTGTCACTGTACTTATACAGATCCCTAGAGAACCATAGCGACTATGGACAAACTCGCTAttaaggcaggaacctaggaagcaacctagaggaaccaggcccCGAGGAGTGGCCAATCGTTTTCAGGCTATGGCGATAGAGtatatggccattaaggccagatcgttcttcaagatgttcattgGTGACCAGCAGGATCAAATAATAAACCGTGGTTATAGAGGCTGCGACACATCAGCACCTCGGGAGTAACTGTCAGTCGGCTTCCAGGACAAGGTActaggtagcacatccggtgaacaggtcagggttccatagctagTAGTCCATCATTCGTCAATGGGGGGCGaatgctgctagctagctaaactgtTTTGCAGCCTATGTCTGGTAACTGCCTCCAACATTTAACACTTCAACAAAAGACTGAGTGTTTGAAAACTATGAAAATATATCCTTGAAATGGCAACAGTAACAAATATTAGACAATGTAATACATCAAATAATAGTAGCCTAGCTAGAGCTAAATCATGTTATCTATGGTGATGCCTAGCAAATGTATCAGGTCCACTTCTGAGACTAGGTAACTTATCACAAGATCAGCCTACATTTTGACATTCCATATGACTGAATCGGAGTCTACTTTGTCTCCTTGTGTTTATTTCAGGTCGTGGCTCTCTGTCTGATGAGCATGGGGGAGTGGTATCTGTACTGGCCAGACAGGCAGCCTCTCTCACCAGAGACCCTACAGACAGTCCCACAGTGTGCCTGGAGTCAGATTCAGGGTGAGGAATCACATCCAGTTAATATTAGGGTGAGTTTGTTTTGCATCGCTTGGTGTCCCGGGTGGGTGGGATTTCACTTTAGGAACAATGAAAGGGTTTAAAATGTGCAAACCCAGGACACCCGGCATTGCAAAACACTCTCCTTCGGATAGTTATATGACCAGTTACTATTTACAAATAAGGTTTGTAGCCCCTGTTTCTTTGGCAGAGGATCTGAAAGCATTGAATAGATAATAgtgcagtcttcccagcctgtcaGAGGGCAATGCCAAGCTATTATAATGTTGCTAATACCTTTGCAAGTTTTTCACATCTACATGACAGGCATAGGCAGGATCTAGGGGTGGATTTGGGACTCGACTGGGAGCTTATCTGCAAAGTGCATGTCTTGTGaaactgaaatccgttttacCCAATGTTTACCAGCATCTCACCCGtgcacctttactccacacacagtaatgcatacaaagctttccttgccctcccttcggcaaatctatcctcctgcttacaagcaaaaactccaaaacaggaagtaccagtgactctctcaatatggaagtggtcggATGAAGCGGATGCTAGCACAGAtcaatatgttccgggattcatccgataacattgaagagtttaccacatcaatcaccagcttcattaataagtgcattgacgacgtcgtccccacagtgaccatgcGTACATAtaccaaccagaagtcatggattacaggcaacatccgcactgagctaaaggttagcgcTGCAGCTTTCaaagagcgggacactaatccggatgcttatagaTAAGAAAACAATGTGCGTGCTGCAATGGGGCAGAAGTTAGcctgttgtgattctggatggccataTTGCTAGCAATAATGACTtgaaactgccatgtggggaatcgtaagtgGCTCATTTCAGCTTATATCATCTTGTTGATACCATGTTTTGATTGATTTCATGTTAATGCTAATATGGCTCAAAttcgctagctaaccaacaactgtaacaatgtatttgagagacaaggtGTAAATGCATGTTTTCAATAAACCTTGGAGACTAAATATAGCTTACATGTTgccaacaatctaagccaacctaTGGTTTGCCTCATGGTTGTGTCGTTTTTGTTGCTAAAGCACCAATCAGtctaagaaatcctgctacgacATCCGACAAACCAccagcgtcaatacaggactaagatcgaatcctactattCCGGCTCTGACGCTTATCGATTGTGGTGGGGCTTGCAAACTGTCACGGATTACAAACGGAAACCCAGCCTGCCatctgcccagtgacgcaagcctaccagaggAGTTAAATCACTTCTATACTCGCTTCGAGGCttgcaacactgaaccatgcatgaaagcaccagctgttccggacaactgatCTTGcgctccgtagccaatgtgagaaGCTCTTTAAACGGGACACGTACTTAGAGCATGCGCTGATCAACCTCTCGCTGACCTTGTCTAtaatacctacagtaccagtcaaaagtttggacacacctactcattcaagggtttttcttttcttttttaccactttctacattgtagaataatagtgaagacatcaacactatgaaataacacatggaatcatgtagtaaccaaaagtgttaaatatatatatatttttttatattcttcaaagtagccaccctttgccttgacagctttgcacacttggcattctctcaaccagcttcacctggaatgattttccaactgtcttgaatgagttcccacatatgctcaacacttgttggctgcttttccttcaatctgcggcccaactcatcccaaaccatctcaattgggttgaggtcgggtgactgtggaggccaggtcatctgatgcagcactccttcactctcctccttggtcaaatagcccttacacagcctggaggtgtgttgggtcattctaTTAAAagataaatgatagtcccactaagcgcaaaccagatgggatggcgtatctctgcagaatgctttggtagccatgctggttaagtgtgctttgaattataaataaatcactgacagtgtcaccagaaaaccaccacctccatgcttcacggtgggaaccacacatgcagaaatcatccattcacctgctctgcatctgacaaagacacggcggatggaaccaaaaatctgaaatacatatttccactgatctaatgtccaatgctcgtgtttcttggcacaagccaGTCTCTTTttggtgtcctctagtagtggtgtctttgcagcaatttgaacatgaaggcctgattcacacggtctcctctgaacagttgatttgtctgttacttgaggtgctattaactctaatgaacttatcctctgcagcagaggtaactgtgggtcttcctttcctgtggcggccctcatgagagctagcttcatcatagcgcttgatggttttgcaactgcacttgaagaaactttcaaagttcttgacgtTTTCCGCATTggctgaccatgtcttaaagtaatggactgtcgtttctctgcttatttgagctgttcttgccctgatatggacttgatcttttaccaaatagccctgtcttctgtataccaaccctaccttgtcacaatggattgactcaaacgcattaaggaaataaattccacaaatgaacttttacaaggcgcacctgttaattgaaatgcattccaggtgactacctcatgaagctggatgagagaatgcctagtgtgcaaagatgtcaaaggcaaagggtggctactttgaagaatctcaaatataagataTGTTgatttttaacttttttttttttggttatatgatttcatagttttgatgttttcactattctacaatgtagaaaatagtaaaacataaagaagaacccttgaatgagtaggcgtgtccaaaccttttgactggtactgtacatgtttcaagtagggctgggaattgccagggacctgaCAATACAATATTATCAAGATGCTTAGGTGCCATTATGAAATGTACTGAGCCCCACCGTggatgtcataatacccataacctagcggtcaaacagggaaatgtttCCAATTGTTTTGCctcattcatttttcccatggaGGACTTtaaaaacacttcaaataagggctgtgttttgtgtaggcttaccctggcgtgatgttttgatcACCAAAATCCCAGACAAGATGACCTTCATCAATATTCAGCTCTATTTACACTCCGATTAGAAAAAGCTAATTAGcgtcaaagtagacatcatgcaacgCTGCAAGCTCCTGCCCATCTTTTAACTAataggtattgtgtcaattttaaACTTCCCCAAGACCGTTCACAGCATTGTCAATTTAAGGTAATGttgccaatttattcattactaaatTTAGtcagttaatccagagattcttacctttgcctcgattttCAGATTGCATCTCATCCagatcatttattttattttacctttattttactaggcaagtcagttaagaacaaattcttattttcaatgatggcctaggaacagtgggttaactgcctgttcaggggcagaatgacagatttgtaccttgtcagctcagggatttgaactggGATTGATTTAAAAACTAATAGTTTTGAATTAAGATTCTTCTAACAGGCAGCCAGtccagagaccttaaaaccggtgtacTGTGTGCTCTCCGTCCGGTCTTTgtcagtacccgtgctgcagcattctgtgttttgcagttgaccaattgCTTTCTttggtagaccagacaggagagcattacagtagtttAATGCTGCACCTTGGCAATGTtaaaagctattttggtcacattcctaatgtggTGTTTGAAATTTGAGTTCAGGATATAAAATGACACCTAGGTTTTTTTTAgctggtgttttatctttattgcctGTGAATGTACGGCCAGATTCTCTGTGCTTTGGCTCagacttttttattttatatatatatatattttttttttgctgtggtGGTTACGAGAAACAAACTGTTTGAAACAATTTCTCCAGAATTTTTTGCTAAATAGTGGAAGGTTGGAGATTGGCCGACCAATTGCTAAGAGCTGAAGAACAATACTTGCGCTTCTTCTGATATGCAAATAAAAACTGTTTTGAATATGGTGGTGGGGATAGTATAGAGAAGGCAGTTGAAGGCTTAAGTTGTGATATAACTTTCgtgagcatgtctgtgtcaaccagggGGGAAGAATCCATAGTGCCCTTGCGTGGTAGGCTAGGACACATCATTAAACCTCTCAAAAGGTCTTGTTTGACTGATACCCAGCCTAATGTTTGTTGTCTTATTAGTTTGCGGTGGTAGGATTTTATCTGGCTATCCATGGTCGAGAAGCACACTCTCAAATTATTGTGATTATTAGTGATCAAGTTCGATATGCCAGACAGGCTGATCTTTCTAATTGACTTGTTATATATGCCAAGTTGCTCACTCAGAATATCATAATGGACCTGCACATTTTACTTTCTCCACTTCCGCTCTGCCTTTCTACAATTTCCCTCTTAATTTATTTGTTTCCTCACTCATCCAAGGGCCTCTCTGTTTGGATGTGGACTTGTTCAACCTTACTGGAGCTATGCCATTAATGGTTGCCTTTCATTTGCTATTAAAAGTTATCAAATAAATCATCACAAGAGGAAAGTAGAATGGGTGATGGAGTATTGTTCATACTCAAGTCTGTAGCAACTTCAGAGGTAAGCTGCCGTTTCTTAACGTGTTCAGTATTACCCTGTGCTATTGGCAAACAAGGTAGTAAAAAAAATCCACAATGGTGATCAGATAAAGCAACATCAACAATAGAAGCTAtgtcaatagaaagccccttggtaggGTGGGCCCAGTAACATGTTGGATAAATCTATAGAGCTGAAAATATTCATAAACTCAATGTCCTTGGGAGTCCGTCTCTTTGTCAAAATGAATATTAAGGGGCAGCAGGttgcctagttgttagagcgttgagacagtaaccgaaaggttgcaagatacATACACTTGTTtgcaaagcatgtgacaaataaaatgtagaTTTGTCTAGTTCATTGACTGTGCTGCCACCTTGTGGATATCAGAAGTATGTGCACCGCTTCatattaatttaactaggcaagtcagttaacaaattatttacaatggcggcttAGGAAAAGTGGGTTTTccctgtaaaacattttaaaaatcggacatgattggtagatgaacaagatgtttattttttttttaaattctctgtgccaccttttcagctgaatggggggggtggagttcccctcggatcgccttgccataacaggttattgagaacaaatgattatttacaatggcggcttaggaaaagtgggttaactgccttgtcaggGGGGGGCCTCGCCCAAATGTATAcccccattggaaaatataaatgtactgtttgaaaatgtgaagaaagaaAATATGACATTGCACGtacccccagtttgggaatacctgctcaaCATGTAAAGAATTTATGGAAATATATTCATAGTGTAATCATTGTTAATATTCTTGACTGTTCTACATTCTTCTAATAAGAGAGCTGTTGAAACCAATCAGTGTTCAGCATCTTTTAAGGTCTTTGTTTATAATCAGTCATTTGTACCCCCCCTAGCATTTTGTCTAGTTCTTGTATGTATACTTTGTTTTCTGCAATTAAAAAAAGAGCTAAAAACAAAGGAATCTAGTGGAAACCAGACGCGAGGCAAAGGAAAACCAAGTGAAGCAGTTTTTGGTGACAGTCAGGTTTGAAATCAGCGTATTATATGCGCTATGGTTTGCATATTATCACAAAGTATTACTAGGTagtgacttcaactgtaagctaGCAAGGAAAGTTAGCCTACAATTTTAAAGCTGGAAGCTTAGCTACCGGTATTGTCTTGCATTTATATGAGTGTTCTAGCCTGTCTGTTTTTGCGAACAGTTTCAACATTTCATGTTGCTTTATTCGTTTGTGTTCGATGCTGTGAAGCAGGAGTAGACTGGAGAGCTAATGCAGCGCCGACAACTCTAGCAATAAATTAGTACTTGGAGCAGGCACTTTGCTCTTCACGCTATAAAGAGGCTGAGAGACATTTGACAGCAATACCGACCGTAAAACAAATTCCAGTTTTTAAAGTACCTACGTTTcggtataccgtgcaacactaaTGGACAGGTGGGAGCTGCTATTCTACTTTAAGACTCTTCAttaatatgggccctggtctttCAATACCATAGGCAGGTCACATGACAAGTTTGCTGTGGCAACTGTTTCCTCATCTCTAAAACAATGCGAACAGTAGTAATACTATACAGCTTTTAATAGTGATGTTTATTTGCATACTGTTGAGTATTTTTGTTGGTTAGTGATTTTGAATATTGCGTTATTTTATTTAGGCATGTCTTGATTTGAAATGCAATTGATTGGCCATAGGCTTTTTACTATGGTAAACCTTTTTCATTGATCgtttatcccccccccccaggaATATTCTAGTGAGAACACATGGAGCCATCACCGTAGCTGTTCAcaagatggcgtcatgaggtcACCTAATGAAGATAGATGAGGCTGTTTTGTAAATCTGTTTGTTCACTAATGCTAAATAATCATACCCAATATAAAGTCTGGATCTGGGAGGTCACATTGAAGTTGCAGaagattgtttttttgtttttttcactgtGTTTGGCCAAGAGTCATATTTAAAAGTCAAGTACATGCATACTATTTGAGTTGTGTTTTGTATATGTTTTAATAGGGTCTGATCTGTTTTTGGGGCGACTTATTTCTTATTCATTAACTGGCTAATACTTTTTTTGGACATTCATCTGAAATCAGGTCTGATTTTTCAAATCCATGTAGAAATATTGTATATGTTCATATTAAAAGCAATGTCACAGTTTGTAATGGTGTCTATGATTTCTGCAAAGTCAGGGGGACTTGGTTGTAAGTCCAGACACGCACAGTACAAACAATCTTTTTAGTGTGGTATGTTTTCAAGTATAATGTCAAATGTCACTCTCGTGGGATACTGCAGTAAACTTTGCCTAGAGGAGCTGAATGTGGTAGTTGGTACTCTGTACTTCTATATTGTACTGCAGTATCTGGTTTTTAAATGTGGCATGTCAAATGGGGGGGACTTGTGTCGTACAGTATGTCTGAACTGAGTCTTCTAGGATTTTAACTGTAGGGATAAGTTGCCCCCCCCCCAGATGCTGGTCTTGTCAGTTTTCCATTTCCCCACTAAAGGGTTGACATTAAGGGTTGCAGCTATTGCCTGGGGCAAGTGAGCTGAGTGGTCATACAAGTTGAACCTGCTCTGTGATTGGCCCATTAGGCAGGTGATCTACCAAAATGCAAAGAATTCCAGTAAGTAAACATGACCTACAAACCTACAGGAGTTGAACATGGATTCCGGGCCAAGCCTCACAGTCCCCATTACAGCCAGAAGACTTACACCCCCCCAATCTAAAGGCCACCCCAGACTCGGAACACACTGACCTTTTTAATGTCAGAGGTCATTGTCAGTGATTCATTGTCTCTGTAccaaatagcactctattccctatataatgggccctggtcaaaagttgttcactatatagtgactggggtgctatttggaacacaACGTGTTCTTGACTAGCACACTGAATTaacttaggtgtgtgtgtgtgtgatgcatcaCATTCCCTGTAGTTTTATATATTCAAATActggaaaaataaagaaaatatttacccCGAGTTAATTAACAGATGGAATTTGGTCACAAGTGCTCCCTTCATAAAATGAGTTGCATGATGCATCTGTGTGTGAGATGTTTATAGATGGGTCTGCTTTATCATTTAGCTCTCTCGCATTAGCTCTTTTTATCTCCCTCGTTTTAACTCGATCTATGTTTACTACAGTGAGCAGACATGTGAACTGTGTATCTCTTCACTGTCCCAGCAGGT from Oncorhynchus tshawytscha isolate Ot180627B linkage group LG22, Otsh_v2.0, whole genome shotgun sequence carries:
- the LOC112222408 gene encoding ragulator complex protein LAMTOR5, whose protein sequence is MSQLLIAANAIITMESTLEQHLDDTMKNPAIVGVLCTDQQGHILGCRGSLSDEHGGVVSVLARQAASLTRDPTDSPTVCLESDSGNILVRTHGAITVAVHKMAS